In Cellvibrio polysaccharolyticus, a genomic segment contains:
- a CDS encoding glycoside hydrolase family 43 protein, with translation MTTLLTPLIEQRADPFIYKHTDGYYYFTASVPAYDRIELRRATTIAGLATAETVDAWHKPDTGPYSELVWAPEIHFNQGAWYVYFAAAPSREIKFNLFQHRMYAIRNTSANPLDGEWEFMGQVDSGIDTFCLDATTFTHKGVLYYLWAQKDNAIEGNSNLYIAPMSTPWQLAGEPVMLTKPELDWEIRGFWVNEGPSVLQKNGRIFISYSASATDENYAMGLLWADEDADVMDPASWTKSPQPVLQTCYEHGIYGPGHNSFTYGEDGETVMLVYHARTYTEIEGDPLWNPDRHTFVKPLKWDDQGMPVFGKPSLID, from the coding sequence GTGACGACTTTATTAACCCCGTTAATTGAACAGCGTGCTGATCCGTTCATCTACAAGCACACCGACGGTTACTATTATTTTACTGCTTCGGTACCTGCTTACGATCGTATCGAACTGCGTCGTGCAACAACCATTGCTGGCCTTGCAACCGCTGAAACCGTGGATGCCTGGCACAAACCGGATACCGGCCCTTACAGCGAGCTGGTATGGGCGCCGGAGATTCATTTCAATCAGGGTGCCTGGTACGTTTACTTTGCCGCTGCGCCCAGTCGCGAGATCAAATTCAACCTGTTCCAGCATCGCATGTATGCGATTCGCAACACCTCTGCCAACCCGCTGGACGGTGAATGGGAATTTATGGGGCAGGTGGATAGCGGTATTGATACCTTCTGTCTGGATGCCACCACCTTTACTCACAAAGGTGTTCTCTATTATTTGTGGGCGCAAAAAGACAATGCCATTGAGGGCAACTCCAACCTTTACATTGCTCCAATGAGCACGCCCTGGCAGTTGGCCGGCGAACCGGTCATGTTGACCAAACCGGAACTGGATTGGGAGATTCGCGGCTTTTGGGTGAATGAAGGACCGTCGGTATTGCAGAAAAATGGGCGTATTTTTATCAGCTATTCGGCCAGCGCCACTGACGAAAACTACGCAATGGGCTTGTTGTGGGCCGACGAAGATGCCGATGTGATGGACCCGGCAAGCTGGACCAAGTCACCGCAACCGGTGCTGCAAACCTGTTACGAGCACGGCATTTACGGCCCGGGCCATAACAGCTTCACCTACGGCGAAGACGGCGAGACGGTGATGCTGGTTTACCATGCCCGCACCTACACCGAAATTGAAGGCGACCCGCTGTGGAATCCGGACCGTCATACCTTCGTGAAACCTCTGAAATGGGACGACCAGGGGATGCCGGTATTCGGCAAACCTTCTCTCATTGACTGA
- a CDS encoding MFS transporter: protein MNNQKLSVVEKVGFGAGDMAINIMIAAMFYFMQYFYTDIFGLKPAHVGTLFLVARLLDAITDPVMGLITDKVKFRGGRFRPWFAYMAIPYGFAVFLLFTTPDFSYNAKLVWAYVTYLFAMLMFTGIAIPYISYIGVLTSDPQERLSANGYRMFFAKIANVAIIASIPTLAALWGDGNPGKGYQLAMGFMAFIGVLLLYFCYFSTHERVEHQVDKKPLSVQFQLLMKNDQWLVLCACCVLGTLGYALRGSVAFYYAIYYLGGTESLAASFTSAGIAASIVSMVASTWITKRFCKVNLFRWSQLLVGVLSVLMFFAVEPGNIFLAFAIYILLSFVVDLHAPIFWSAIAEAVDYGEVKNGKRVSGLAFGGISFCQKAGAGLAGFITGMLLTWFGYQAGENQTELALTGIALMLTIIPGFFHALMGLVMFKYRITDKFYHDMQAKKVV, encoded by the coding sequence ATGAATAACCAGAAATTATCGGTGGTAGAAAAAGTCGGCTTTGGTGCCGGCGACATGGCGATCAATATCATGATTGCCGCCATGTTTTACTTTATGCAGTATTTCTATACCGATATTTTCGGTTTGAAACCGGCGCACGTCGGTACGCTGTTTCTGGTTGCCCGGTTACTGGATGCCATCACCGATCCGGTGATGGGTTTGATCACCGATAAAGTGAAATTTCGCGGTGGTCGCTTCCGCCCCTGGTTTGCTTACATGGCAATTCCTTACGGCTTCGCGGTGTTCTTATTGTTTACCACACCGGATTTTTCCTACAACGCCAAACTGGTATGGGCGTATGTTACCTACCTGTTTGCGATGCTGATGTTTACCGGTATTGCGATTCCCTATATCTCCTACATCGGCGTGCTTACCTCTGATCCGCAAGAGCGCTTGTCTGCCAACGGCTACCGGATGTTTTTTGCCAAAATAGCCAACGTTGCCATTATTGCTTCCATTCCTACGCTGGCGGCCCTGTGGGGCGACGGTAATCCGGGCAAGGGTTATCAATTGGCGATGGGCTTTATGGCGTTTATTGGTGTGTTGCTGTTGTACTTTTGCTATTTCTCCACCCATGAACGCGTTGAGCATCAGGTGGATAAAAAACCTTTGTCGGTGCAGTTCCAGTTATTAATGAAAAATGATCAATGGCTGGTGCTCTGCGCGTGTTGTGTGCTGGGTACGCTGGGTTACGCGTTGCGTGGCAGCGTGGCTTTTTATTACGCCATTTATTATCTCGGCGGTACTGAATCGCTCGCCGCCAGTTTTACCAGCGCCGGTATTGCGGCGTCCATTGTTTCGATGGTGGCATCTACCTGGATTACCAAACGTTTTTGTAAGGTCAATTTATTCCGCTGGTCGCAGTTGCTGGTGGGCGTGCTCAGCGTGTTGATGTTTTTTGCGGTTGAGCCTGGCAATATTTTCCTCGCCTTCGCTATTTATATTCTGTTGTCTTTTGTGGTGGATTTGCATGCGCCGATTTTCTGGTCTGCTATTGCTGAAGCTGTGGACTACGGTGAAGTGAAAAATGGCAAACGTGTTTCCGGTTTGGCTTTCGGTGGTATTTCTTTTTGCCAGAAAGCCGGGGCCGGCCTGGCCGGTTTTATCACCGGTATGTTGTTAACCTGGTTTGGTTATCAGGCCGGTGAAAATCAAACGGAACTGGCGCTTACCGGTATTGCATTAATGCTGACCATTATTCCCGGTTTCTTCCACGCGCTGATGGGGCTGGTGATGTTCAAGTACCGCATTACCGACAAGTTTTACCACGACATGCAGGCGAAAAAAGTGGTGTAG
- a CDS encoding methyl-accepting chemotaxis protein — MNNLSLKWKILLSVTLTCVAAVIVTTIVTVRSGLVTTEETILNDTRTLAQVLGGASVGAMTFDDSATVTASLSALGVSPRVMNAVIYNGSTPFAWYVRGSQSSELPADIPSSPREPGLAVVGGAVVVTEAIESEGTRIGTISMRLDMTELATIVDEAILHALIVVLIISIIAASLAYAVQLSIVRPVKNVVAALRDIAEGEGDLTRRLPISGNDEIAELSRCFNTFVERLHTIITSVAGTAQEVSSNAAMLSRLSQENEREIKTQQAEIQQVVVAVKEMASVVQDVTYSVTETAEKSLQADDAATSGKTLVVNTMEQIKSLSGEIKTAADVIDRLRKETVSIGSVLDVIRGIAEQTNLLALNAAIEAARAGEQGRGFAVVADEVRTLASKTQSSTTEIREMIERLQSGSHEAVEMMSSGTSQANSAVVQASDASSAIEHITGVVSVIRDRTNQIAAASEQQSAATRQIENNIDRISSVATNTAESSSRITSNTGNLADMAARMAELVGRFRI, encoded by the coding sequence GTGAACAATTTATCACTTAAATGGAAAATTCTTCTCAGCGTCACATTGACCTGTGTGGCTGCCGTCATCGTCACCACTATCGTGACTGTTCGCTCCGGTCTGGTAACAACCGAAGAAACCATTCTCAACGACACGCGCACTCTGGCGCAGGTATTGGGCGGTGCCAGTGTGGGCGCCATGACCTTTGATGACAGCGCTACCGTCACCGCTTCCCTCAGCGCGCTGGGCGTAAGCCCGCGGGTAATGAACGCGGTGATTTATAACGGCAGCACACCCTTCGCGTGGTATGTGCGCGGCAGCCAAAGTAGTGAGTTGCCGGCCGATATTCCATCAAGCCCCAGAGAGCCGGGGTTGGCAGTTGTGGGCGGTGCTGTGGTGGTAACCGAGGCGATTGAATCGGAAGGTACGCGCATCGGCACTATTTCCATGCGCCTGGATATGACCGAGCTGGCCACCATTGTTGATGAAGCCATTTTGCACGCTCTTATCGTGGTGTTGATTATCAGCATTATTGCCGCCTCACTGGCTTACGCAGTGCAGTTGAGTATTGTGCGGCCGGTAAAAAATGTCGTCGCGGCACTGCGTGATATTGCCGAAGGTGAGGGGGATTTGACCCGCCGTCTGCCGATTAGCGGTAACGATGAAATTGCCGAGTTGTCGCGCTGCTTCAACACCTTTGTGGAGCGCTTGCACACCATCATTACCAGTGTTGCCGGCACCGCTCAGGAAGTGAGCAGTAACGCCGCGATGTTGTCGCGTCTGTCTCAGGAAAACGAGCGCGAAATCAAAACCCAGCAAGCTGAAATTCAGCAGGTTGTGGTGGCCGTGAAAGAAATGGCCAGTGTGGTACAGGACGTGACTTACAGCGTGACTGAAACTGCTGAAAAATCCTTGCAGGCCGATGACGCCGCTACGTCCGGTAAAACCCTGGTAGTCAATACCATGGAGCAAATCAAAAGCCTCTCCGGTGAAATCAAAACGGCCGCTGATGTTATTGATCGCCTGCGTAAGGAAACCGTCAGCATCGGTTCGGTGCTGGATGTTATTCGCGGTATTGCCGAGCAAACCAACCTGCTGGCATTGAACGCGGCTATTGAAGCGGCACGCGCCGGTGAACAGGGTCGCGGTTTTGCGGTAGTTGCCGATGAAGTACGCACCCTGGCTTCAAAAACCCAGAGTTCTACCACTGAAATTCGCGAGATGATCGAGCGTCTGCAATCCGGCTCCCACGAAGCGGTGGAGATGATGTCTTCCGGTACCAGCCAGGCCAACAGCGCGGTGGTACAAGCCAGTGATGCCAGCAGCGCCATTGAGCATATTACCGGTGTGGTCAGCGTAATTCGCGACCGTACCAACCAGATTGCTGCCGCCTCGGAGCAGCAAAGCGCAGCAACCCGTCAAATTGAAAACAATATTGACCGTATCTCGTCCGTCGCTACCAATACCGCGGAGAGTTCAAGTCGTATCACCAGTAATACCGGCAACCTTGCGGACATGGCAGCACGCATGGCTGAGCTGGTTGGCCGTTTCAGAATTTAA
- a CDS encoding heavy metal translocating P-type ATPase produces MSDIRLQLTGITCAGCVRKVEGALNQVLGVEQANVNFADRTAQVSGSVTGEQLVKAVLDVGYGATVIVDLKAQQKKNAQLRQQELRQLMQQTLIALVPGALVMLYGMVLADMMIHDQQDRIIWGGIGIVTLALMVVAGRHFFINAWRLAKNKDANMDSLIALGTGAAWLYSSIVVLVPDLFPHAARHVYYEASLMIIGFVNLGRFLEVRARGNTSQAIEKLLALQPANAWVKRNGKELEIPVEHLVTGDLIRIRPGEAFVVDGELQEGETLVDESMLTGEPMPVKKQPGSALSAGTLNQNGSGWYIATQVGENTLLAAIIQSVQTAQGAKLPIARMADNIAAWFVPTVIVIALLAATLWFFVGPEPRIAYTLVSGMTVLIIACPCALGLATPMSVMVGVGKAAQAGLLIRNGDALQHLATLKTVVFDKTGTLTRGKPALQSLHSVSQKTEDELLAIAYALEKGSAHHIAWAIAEAAKARAIDAPAVSNFDEVSGKGVSATLHGELIIIGNRSFMAETGVTLSAEQQSHIETIQQGGATVVFIAAQTAAQPVELLGWMVIADTLKDDAAATVQQLQQQGIQVVMLSGDNRLTVNHIASQLGITEVHGDALPQQKLDIIRHYQQQGLTAMVGDGINDAPALAQADVGIAIGAGTAIAIESADVTLLTTKLQGLLEAIHVSRATMTNIKQNLFGAFIYNVIGIPIAAGLLYPFTGSLLSPVFAGAAMALSSVTVVMNANRLHFLRPLRTS; encoded by the coding sequence ATGTCTGACATACGTTTGCAATTGACCGGTATTACCTGCGCCGGTTGTGTTCGCAAAGTGGAAGGTGCGCTGAACCAGGTGCTCGGGGTGGAACAAGCCAACGTCAACTTCGCCGACCGCACTGCGCAGGTCAGTGGCAGCGTTACCGGTGAGCAACTGGTCAAAGCGGTGCTGGATGTCGGTTACGGCGCTACCGTCATTGTCGATCTCAAAGCACAACAGAAAAAAAATGCGCAGTTGCGCCAGCAGGAACTGCGTCAACTGATGCAGCAAACCCTGATAGCGCTGGTTCCCGGTGCACTGGTGATGCTTTACGGCATGGTGTTAGCGGACATGATGATTCATGACCAGCAAGACCGAATCATCTGGGGCGGCATCGGCATAGTGACTCTGGCACTGATGGTCGTTGCCGGACGACATTTCTTTATCAACGCCTGGCGCCTGGCAAAAAACAAAGACGCCAATATGGATAGCCTGATCGCATTGGGTACCGGTGCGGCCTGGCTGTATTCTTCCATCGTGGTGCTGGTTCCTGATCTCTTTCCTCATGCGGCCAGACACGTTTATTACGAAGCGAGTTTGATGATCATCGGCTTCGTTAACCTCGGCCGTTTTTTGGAAGTGCGCGCGCGTGGCAACACCAGCCAGGCCATTGAAAAGTTATTAGCACTGCAACCGGCGAATGCCTGGGTGAAACGCAACGGCAAGGAATTGGAAATTCCGGTTGAACATCTGGTGACTGGCGACCTGATTCGTATTCGCCCGGGCGAGGCCTTTGTCGTGGATGGTGAATTACAGGAAGGCGAAACCCTGGTTGATGAATCCATGTTAACCGGCGAGCCAATGCCGGTAAAAAAACAACCGGGAAGTGCTCTGAGTGCCGGTACTTTGAATCAGAATGGCAGCGGCTGGTACATCGCCACACAAGTGGGTGAAAACACATTACTCGCAGCCATTATTCAATCCGTGCAAACCGCGCAAGGGGCAAAATTACCCATTGCGCGCATGGCCGACAATATCGCCGCCTGGTTTGTGCCAACGGTGATTGTGATTGCCCTGCTGGCAGCAACCCTGTGGTTTTTTGTCGGCCCCGAGCCGCGTATTGCTTACACCCTGGTGAGCGGTATGACGGTGCTGATTATTGCTTGCCCCTGCGCACTGGGGCTGGCCACACCGATGTCGGTAATGGTCGGCGTTGGCAAAGCGGCGCAAGCGGGTTTACTGATTCGCAACGGCGATGCCTTGCAGCATCTGGCCACCTTGAAGACTGTTGTGTTTGATAAAACCGGCACCCTGACTCGCGGTAAACCGGCGTTACAGTCGTTGCATTCCGTTTCGCAAAAAACCGAAGACGAATTACTCGCTATCGCTTACGCGCTGGAAAAAGGTTCAGCGCATCATATTGCCTGGGCTATTGCAGAAGCCGCCAAAGCCCGTGCGATTGATGCACCGGCGGTTAGCAATTTTGATGAAGTCTCCGGCAAGGGCGTAAGCGCAACACTGCATGGCGAGTTGATTATTATTGGCAACCGCAGCTTTATGGCCGAGACGGGTGTGACCTTATCTGCCGAACAACAAAGCCACATTGAAACAATCCAACAAGGTGGCGCAACGGTTGTTTTTATTGCCGCACAAACGGCAGCGCAACCGGTAGAGTTGCTCGGCTGGATGGTGATTGCCGATACCCTGAAAGACGATGCCGCCGCAACCGTACAGCAATTGCAACAACAGGGCATTCAGGTCGTTATGCTGAGCGGCGACAACCGCTTGACGGTTAATCACATCGCCAGCCAATTGGGGATTACCGAAGTGCACGGCGATGCCTTGCCACAACAAAAGCTGGATATCATTCGCCACTACCAGCAACAGGGACTAACCGCCATGGTGGGCGACGGTATCAACGATGCCCCGGCATTGGCACAGGCAGACGTAGGTATTGCCATCGGTGCTGGTACCGCCATCGCGATTGAAAGTGCCGATGTCACCCTTCTAACCACCAAACTGCAAGGGCTGCTGGAGGCGATTCACGTATCCCGGGCAACCATGACCAACATCAAACAAAATTTGTTCGGTGCCTTTATTTATAACGTGATTGGTATTCCCATCGCCGCCGGTTTGCTTTATCCCTTTACCGGCAGTTTGTTAAGCCCGGTGTTTGCCGGTGCGGCCATGGCACTGTCGTCAGTAACAGTGGTGATGAATGCCAACCGCCTGCATTTTTTGCGCCCGCTGCGTACAAGCTGA
- a CDS encoding beta-phosphoglucomutase family hydrolase, which produces MYDQYEALIFDMDGTLVDSGQLHEFAWTATLTRYELPIDRAYMRSLAGVPTKGTLELVMQRFDCLPCASLDEMNDFKENWVHENMHRFVRPTALAEVVKQYHGKRPMAVGTGAYTEEATRILTLCGLASYMDVIVGADQVKNPKPAPDTFLYCAQRMGANPARCIVFEDAPLGLLAAERAGIPAIDVHQVLNISNDYFL; this is translated from the coding sequence ATGTACGACCAATACGAAGCGCTGATTTTTGATATGGACGGAACCCTGGTTGACAGTGGTCAACTGCATGAATTTGCATGGACAGCAACCTTGACCCGTTACGAATTACCGATTGACCGCGCTTACATGCGCTCACTGGCCGGCGTACCCACCAAAGGCACATTGGAACTGGTGATGCAGCGTTTCGACTGCTTGCCCTGTGCAAGCCTCGATGAAATGAACGATTTCAAGGAAAACTGGGTGCACGAAAATATGCACCGGTTTGTGCGCCCCACAGCGCTGGCCGAGGTAGTAAAGCAATATCACGGTAAACGCCCAATGGCCGTTGGCACCGGCGCTTACACGGAAGAAGCCACGCGTATTTTAACTCTGTGCGGGCTGGCTTCTTACATGGACGTTATTGTGGGTGCTGATCAGGTGAAAAATCCCAAACCGGCCCCGGATACCTTTTTATATTGTGCGCAGCGTATGGGAGCCAACCCGGCGCGCTGTATTGTTTTTGAAGATGCGCCCCTTGGCCTGTTGGCGGCGGAACGTGCCGGCATTCCCGCCATTGATGTGCATCAGGTGTTGAATATTAGTAACGACTATTTTTTGTAA
- the araA gene encoding L-arabinose isomerase, which produces MKVYGEKAVWFVTGSQELYGPEVLKQVAANSEKIAAGLQASEKISINVVVKSTVKSAKEILDVCLAANSDDNCVGLVFWMHTFSPAKMWIAGLKALNKPYMHLHTQFNAELPWSSIDMNFMNLNQSAHGDREFGYIGTRMRQDRKVIVGHWENPAIQQQIDSWCRVAMGWHESRNLRVARFGDNMRYVAVTEGDKVSAQIQFGFEVHGFGLGDLTAVVDTITDEQIAAQIDVYRKEYDIADSLLNDEHQFAMLKNEARLELGMLKFLQEGNFGAFTNTFENLTGLTNLPGLATQRLMQQGYGYGGEGDWKTSALTRIFKVIAKGREGGTSFMEDYTYHFGANANQVLGAHMLEICPTIADSKPKVEVHLHTIGCRCDVARLIFTGKSGPAINISAVDLGTRFRLLINEVDTETPPQELPRLPVAKALWTPRPSLEVAAASWILGGGAHHTVYSQAISTQEAIDFAEMAGVEAFVIDADTSVRSAKNELRQNAAYYHLTNGL; this is translated from the coding sequence ATGAAAGTATACGGTGAAAAAGCAGTCTGGTTTGTAACAGGTTCCCAGGAATTGTACGGCCCCGAAGTCTTGAAGCAGGTGGCGGCCAACAGTGAAAAGATTGCTGCCGGTTTGCAAGCCTCGGAGAAAATTTCCATTAACGTGGTGGTGAAGTCCACCGTTAAATCGGCGAAAGAAATTCTGGATGTTTGTCTGGCTGCCAACAGCGATGACAACTGTGTGGGTCTGGTTTTCTGGATGCACACCTTCTCGCCAGCGAAAATGTGGATTGCCGGCCTCAAGGCATTGAACAAGCCTTACATGCATTTGCACACCCAGTTCAATGCCGAGTTGCCCTGGTCCAGCATTGACATGAACTTTATGAACCTCAACCAGAGTGCTCACGGTGACCGCGAGTTTGGTTACATCGGCACCCGTATGCGTCAGGACCGTAAAGTCATCGTAGGCCATTGGGAAAACCCGGCTATTCAGCAGCAAATTGACAGCTGGTGCCGTGTGGCCATGGGCTGGCATGAATCACGTAATCTGCGTGTGGCTCGCTTTGGTGACAACATGCGTTATGTAGCCGTGACCGAAGGCGATAAAGTGTCTGCACAAATTCAATTCGGTTTTGAAGTGCACGGTTTTGGCCTGGGTGACTTGACCGCCGTAGTCGACACCATTACTGACGAACAAATTGCTGCGCAAATTGATGTGTACCGCAAGGAATACGATATTGCCGACAGCTTACTGAACGATGAACACCAATTTGCCATGTTAAAAAATGAAGCGCGCCTGGAGCTGGGCATGCTGAAATTTTTGCAAGAAGGCAACTTCGGTGCGTTTACCAACACCTTTGAAAACCTCACCGGTTTGACCAACCTGCCAGGTTTGGCAACCCAGCGTTTGATGCAGCAGGGTTACGGTTACGGTGGTGAAGGCGATTGGAAAACCTCTGCACTGACGCGTATTTTCAAAGTGATTGCCAAAGGCCGTGAAGGCGGTACTTCCTTTATGGAAGATTACACCTATCACTTCGGTGCCAACGCCAATCAGGTGCTGGGCGCCCACATGCTGGAAATTTGCCCGACCATTGCTGACAGCAAGCCGAAAGTGGAAGTGCATCTGCACACCATCGGTTGCCGTTGTGATGTGGCCCGTTTGATTTTTACCGGCAAATCCGGCCCGGCTATTAATATTTCTGCTGTCGATCTGGGCACCCGTTTCCGTTTGCTGATTAACGAAGTGGATACCGAAACTCCACCGCAAGAACTGCCTCGCTTGCCAGTTGCCAAAGCCTTGTGGACGCCGCGTCCGAGCCTTGAAGTGGCAGCCGCTTCCTGGATTCTGGGTGGTGGTGCGCACCACACCGTTTATTCGCAAGCAATTTCCACTCAGGAAGCGATTGATTTCGCCGAGATGGCCGGTGTTGAAGCTTTTGTTATTGATGCGGACACCAGCGTGCGCTCTGCCAAAAACGAACTGCGCCAGAACGCGGCTTATTACCACCTGACCAACGGTTTGTAA
- a CDS encoding L-ribulose-5-phosphate 4-epimerase: MSYVELKREVYEANMELQHRNLVLYTWGNVSQIDRARGVVAIKPSGVAYEKLKPEDIVIVDLDNNIIEGSMRPSSDTKTHTWLYRHFDSIGGVTHTHSTYATAWAQTQQAIPCYGTTHADYAYGEIPCTAVMSDEQIERDYEEETGAQITDCFKDKNPQEVPMVIVAGHAPFTWGKNASDSVYHAVILEEIARMAYLTRTLRQDIGPLKQEIVDKHYLRKHGKNAYYGQSK, translated from the coding sequence ATGAGTTATGTTGAGCTGAAACGTGAAGTTTACGAAGCCAATATGGAATTACAGCACCGCAATCTGGTGCTGTATACCTGGGGCAACGTATCGCAAATTGATCGGGCTCGCGGTGTGGTTGCGATTAAACCCAGTGGCGTGGCTTACGAAAAATTAAAGCCCGAGGATATTGTTATTGTTGATCTCGACAACAATATTATCGAGGGCTCCATGCGCCCCTCGTCGGATACCAAAACCCATACCTGGTTGTACCGCCATTTTGATTCCATTGGCGGTGTTACGCACACCCATTCAACCTACGCGACGGCCTGGGCACAAACACAACAGGCGATTCCCTGTTATGGCACCACCCATGCCGATTACGCCTACGGTGAAATTCCCTGTACCGCGGTGATGAGCGATGAGCAAATCGAACGCGATTACGAAGAGGAAACCGGTGCGCAAATTACCGATTGTTTCAAAGACAAGAATCCGCAAGAAGTCCCCATGGTTATTGTCGCGGGTCACGCGCCTTTCACCTGGGGGAAAAATGCATCGGACTCGGTTTACCACGCCGTTATTCTGGAAGAAATTGCACGCATGGCGTATTTGACTCGCACCCTGCGTCAGGATATCGGTCCTTTAAAGCAGGAAATTGTTGATAAACATTACCTGCGTAAACACGGCAAAAACGCCTATTACGGGCAAAGTAAATAG
- a CDS encoding ribulokinase produces MTSYALGLDYGSDSVRALLVDALTGAEVATNVVYYPRWKKGLFCVPAKDQFRQHPLDYLESLTAVVQGLWATAPAGAASKIVGVSFDTTGSTPVAVDKDGVALALKPEFADNPNAMFVLWKDHTAIREAQEITAAANQASTNYLKYEGGIYSSEWYWAKALHVLRADEAVRKAAWYWVEHADWMSAVLTDTTHPEKLRMGRCATGHKVMWHESWNGYPPNAFFTSIDPLLDGLRDRLPAETFTSDQSAGALTAEWAEKLGLPVGIPVGFSAFDCHMGAVAANVKEGVLTKIMGTSTCDITVASYEAIGDKCIRGICGQVDGSVMPGLIGLEAGQSAFGDLYAWFRNLVNWPVQNLLQTSTLLDDNTREQLIRELEDKTLAALGNAASKLAPGATGITALDWVNGRRTPDADQTVSMAITGLKMGSHAPEIFRALVEATAFGARAIIERFKEEGVAIDSVVVIGGISKKSDFVMQVCADVWNCKIDVLESEQSCALGAAIFAATIGGVYPDVASAQKVMASPVSKSYLPNADAAVVYDRLYQNYLALGAYVNGDAK; encoded by the coding sequence ATGACGTCCTACGCCCTGGGTCTGGATTACGGTTCAGATTCTGTTCGAGCTCTCCTTGTTGATGCCCTGACCGGTGCCGAAGTGGCCACCAATGTGGTCTATTACCCGCGTTGGAAAAAAGGCCTGTTCTGCGTGCCGGCCAAAGACCAGTTTCGTCAGCATCCTCTGGACTATCTCGAAAGCCTCACTGCTGTGGTGCAGGGGCTGTGGGCTACTGCGCCTGCCGGTGCCGCCAGCAAGATTGTCGGTGTCAGTTTTGACACCACCGGTTCCACCCCGGTTGCGGTAGATAAAGACGGTGTAGCGCTGGCCTTGAAGCCGGAATTTGCCGACAACCCCAATGCGATGTTTGTGTTGTGGAAAGACCACACCGCCATCCGCGAAGCCCAGGAAATTACCGCCGCCGCTAACCAGGCTTCGACCAATTACCTGAAATACGAAGGCGGTATTTATTCGTCTGAATGGTACTGGGCGAAAGCGCTGCATGTATTGCGTGCTGACGAAGCGGTACGCAAGGCGGCCTGGTACTGGGTTGAACACGCAGACTGGATGTCGGCGGTACTGACCGATACCACCCACCCTGAAAAATTGCGCATGGGTCGCTGCGCTACCGGCCATAAAGTCATGTGGCATGAAAGCTGGAACGGCTATCCGCCCAATGCATTTTTTACGTCTATTGATCCGCTGCTCGACGGCTTGCGTGATCGCTTGCCTGCGGAAACCTTTACTTCGGATCAATCTGCCGGTGCCTTGACCGCAGAGTGGGCAGAAAAACTTGGTTTACCGGTCGGTATTCCGGTGGGTTTCAGTGCTTTCGATTGCCACATGGGCGCTGTTGCCGCCAATGTAAAAGAAGGCGTGCTGACCAAAATCATGGGCACGTCTACCTGTGACATTACCGTGGCCAGTTACGAAGCCATTGGTGACAAATGTATTCGCGGGATCTGTGGTCAGGTAGACGGCTCGGTAATGCCGGGTTTGATTGGCCTTGAAGCCGGGCAATCTGCGTTTGGCGATCTCTATGCCTGGTTCCGTAATCTGGTGAACTGGCCGGTGCAGAACCTGCTGCAAACATCCACGCTGCTGGACGACAACACCCGCGAACAATTAATTCGCGAACTGGAAGATAAAACCCTCGCGGCGTTGGGCAATGCTGCCAGCAAGCTGGCTCCGGGTGCTACCGGCATCACCGCGCTGGATTGGGTAAACGGCCGCCGCACACCGGATGCCGACCAGACTGTCAGCATGGCCATTACCGGCTTGAAAATGGGCAGCCATGCACCGGAAATATTCCGCGCCCTGGTCGAAGCGACTGCCTTTGGCGCGCGCGCCATTATTGAGCGCTTTAAAGAAGAAGGCGTAGCGATTGATTCCGTGGTGGTCATCGGTGGCATCTCCAAAAAATCCGACTTTGTTATGCAAGTGTGTGCGGATGTCTGGAACTGCAAAATTGATGTTCTGGAAAGTGAACAAAGCTGTGCGCTGGGCGCGGCGATTTTTGCAGCCACTATTGGTGGCGTGTACCCCGATGTTGCCAGCGCGCAAAAAGTGATGGCCTCACCGGTGAGCAAAAGCTATTTGCCAAACGCCGATGCAGCCGTTGTTTATGACCGCTTGTATCAAAATTATTTAGCGTTGGGCGCTTACGTCAACGGAGACGCCAAATGA